The window GACCGGGAGGAGCTGTGCGGGCGGAGAGCGGAGTGCAGCATCCACCTGGAGGTGATCGTGGACCGGCCGCTGCAGGTGTTCCATGTGGAGGTGGAGGTGAAGGACATTAACGACAACCCGCCAAGGTTCTTGCGACAAGAACAAACACTATTTATACTAGAGTCAAGAAGAGCGGATTCCCAGTTTCCGCTAGAGGGCGCGTCTGATATGGATATCGGAAGAAACGCAGAATTGAGATACAAGTTACAAGCAAATGAGTATTTTGACTTGGATGTTAAAACAAACGAAGAGGAAACAAACTTTTTAGAACTAGTTTTGAAGAAACCAGTAGATAGGGAAGAAATGCAAGAACATCGTTTATTGCTGATTGCAATTGATGGAGGAAAACCTGAACTAACAGGTACAGTTCAGTTATTGATCAATGTTTTGGATGCGAATGATAATGCTCCAGAATTTGATAAATCAGTTTATAATGTCAGATTACTGGAAAATGCACCGAATGGGACACTAGTTATTAAACTGAACGCCTCAGATGCAGATGAGGGtattaataaggaaataatgTATCTCTTTAACAACCTTGTTCTTGACAATGTAAAATCTAAATTTGCGATCAATTCTAATAGTGGGGAAATAACAGTTACAGGAAAACTGGATTACGAAGACTgtaatttatatgaaattaatATTGATGCTGTTGATAAAAGTTCATTCCCATTAACTGGACACTGCAAAGTAAtagtgaaattgctggatgaAAATGATAATATCCCAGAGATGGTCATAACCTCCCTATCTCTGCCTGTGCAAGAGGACGCTCCACTGGGCACCGTCATTGCCCTGATCAGTCTATCAGACCTCGACTCTGGTGCCAACGGACAGGTCACCTGCTCTGTGACGCCTGATGTTCCTTTTAAGCTGGTGTCCACTTTCAAAAATTACTATTCATTGGTGCTGGACAGCGACTTGGATCGTGAGCGCCTGGCGAACTATGATGTGGTGCTGACTGCGAGAGATGGGGGCTCGCCTGCCTTGTCCACCACGACCAGCGTGTCCGTGGAGGTAGCCGACGTGAACGACAATGCACCCGCGTTCACGCAGCCAGAGTACACCGTATTCGTGAAGGAGAACAACCTGCCCGGCTGCCACATCTTCACCGTGTCGGCGCGAGACGCCGACGCGCAGGAGAACGCGCTGGTGTCCTACTCGCTGGTGGAGCGACGCGTGGGCGAGCGCGCGCTGTCGAGCTATGTGTCGGTGCACGCGGAGAGCGGCAAGGTGTATGCGCTGCAGCCGCTGGACCACGAGGAGCTGGAGCTGCTGCAGTTCCAGGTGAGCGCGCGCGATGCGGGCGTGCCGCCCCTGGGCAGCAACGTGACGCTGCAGGTGTTCGTGCTGGACGAGAACGACAACGCGCCTGCGCTGCTGCCGCCCGGGTCAGGCAGAGGACCCAGCGCGGTGAGCCAGGTGGTGGCGCGGTCGGTGGGCGCGGGCCACGTGGTGGCGAAGGTGCGCGCGGTGGACGCCGACTCGGGCTACAACGCGTGGCTGTCGTACGAGCTGCAGCCGGCGGCGGGTGGCGCAAGCAGCCCGTTCCGCGTGGGGCTATACACTGGCGAGATCAGCACGACGCGCGCCCTGGACGAGGCGGACGCCCCGCGCCAGCGTCTGCTGGTGCTGGTGAAGGACCACGGCGAGCCGGCGCTGACGGCCACGGCCACCGTGCTGCTATCGCTGGAGGACAGCGGCCAGGCGCCCAAGGCCTCTTCGCGGGCGTTGTCTGGTGCAGCTGGCGCAGAGACGGCGTTAGTGGATGTGAACGTGTACCTGATCATCGCCATCTGCGCGGTATCCAGCCTGTTGGTGCTCACGCTACTGCTGTACACGGCGCTGCGGTGCTCGGCGCCGCCTAGCGAGGGCGCGTGTGGACCCAGGAAGCCCAGGCTGGTGTGCTCCAACGCAGTGGAGAGCTGGTCTTACTCTCAGGAGAGGCGACAGAGGGTGTGCTCTGAGGAGGGGCCGCCCAAGACCGACCTCATGGCCTTCAGTCCTAGCCTGCCTCAGGGTCCCATCTCTACGGACACAGTGAGTCTCAAAAACCTTACAGAAATTTTTcgttatgtgctgctgctgctactgctaagtcgcttcagtcgtgtcggactctgtgcgaccccatagacggcagcccaccaggctcccccgtccctgggattctccaggcgagaatactggagtgggttgccattgccttctccagatttt is drawn from Bos mutus isolate GX-2022 chromosome 7, NWIPB_WYAK_1.1, whole genome shotgun sequence and contains these coding sequences:
- the LOC102266009 gene encoding protocadherin alpha-5 isoform X8 produces the protein MVYSQRKSPGSQRLLLSLLLLVAWESGSGQVHYSVSEEAKHGTFVGRIAQDLGLELAELVPRLFRIASKGRRDLLEVNLQNGILFVNSRIDREELCGRRAECSIHLEVIVDRPLQVFHVEVEVKDINDNPPRFLRQEQTLFILESRRADSQFPLEGASDMDIGRNAELRYKLQANEYFDLDVKTNEEETNFLELVLKKPVDREEMQEHRLLLIAIDGGKPELTGTVQLLINVLDANDNAPEFDKSVYNVRLLENAPNGTLVIKLNASDADEGINKEIMYLFNNLVLDNVKSKFAINSNSGEITVTGKLDYEDCNLYEINIDAVDKSSFPLTGHCKVIVKLLDENDNIPEMVITSLSLPVQEDAPLGTVIALISLSDLDSGANGQVTCSVTPDVPFKLVSTFKNYYSLVLDSDLDRERLANYDVVLTARDGGSPALSTTTSVSVEVADVNDNAPAFTQPEYTVFVKENNLPGCHIFTVSARDADAQENALVSYSLVERRVGERALSSYVSVHAESGKVYALQPLDHEELELLQFQVSARDAGVPPLGSNVTLQVFVLDENDNAPALLPPGSGRGPSAVSQVVARSVGAGHVVAKVRAVDADSGYNAWLSYELQPAAGGASSPFRVGLYTGEISTTRALDEADAPRQRLLVLVKDHGEPALTATATVLLSLEDSGQAPKASSRALSGAAGAETALVDVNVYLIIAICAVSSLLVLTLLLYTALRCSAPPSEGACGPRKPRLVCSNAVESWSYSQERRQRVCSEEGPPKTDLMAFSPSLPQGPISTDTPRQPNPDWRYSASLRAGMHSSVHLEEAGILRAGPGGPDQQWPTVSSATPEPEAGEVSPPVGAGVNSNSWTFKYGPGNPKQSGPGELPDKFIIPGSPAIISIRQEPTNSQIDKSDFITFGKKEETKKKKKKKKGNKTQEKKEKGNSTTDNSDQ